The Nitriliruptor alkaliphilus DSM 45188 genome includes a region encoding these proteins:
- the lpdA gene encoding dihydrolipoyl dehydrogenase, translating into MPEQQHDPSAARARADLVVLGGGPGGYATAFRAHARGLDVALVEEAQIGGTCLHRGCIPSKATLHVAEVLEEVHRADVLGLKLTFDGVDGDGLQAFREGVISGLHKGLVGLTEKRTTLHRGRGRVVRDGNGLAVEVTDADGQVTTVSGRHVIVATGSQPRSLPGVEIDGEVVQTSDQALWFTTPPERAVIIGGGAIGVEFATMWAPMGTEVTVVEALDRLLPLEDADSSKLLERAFKRRGIDVLTGARVGAVTRDGERATVEVQIGDEMKTLEADRVLVATGRGPRTADIGVAELGVLDERGFVVTDPYGATEVPGLWAVGDVRPTLALAHAAFAEGFVVADRIAGIADVQPVDHVHTPRVTYSHPEVASVGLTEAEARERHGDDAVRVASVSFRGNAKGILAGSDGTVKVVHLADGAEAGSPGVGFDPSGQASGPVVGVHIVGPHATDLIGGATLATAWEALPVELAAITHAHPTLEEALGEAFQVAADLPFHAH; encoded by the coding sequence GGCGGTCCGGGGGGTTACGCGACCGCCTTCCGTGCCCACGCCCGGGGCCTGGACGTGGCGCTGGTCGAGGAAGCGCAGATCGGTGGCACCTGCCTGCACCGGGGCTGCATCCCCTCGAAGGCGACGCTGCACGTGGCCGAGGTCCTCGAGGAGGTCCACCGCGCCGACGTGCTCGGTCTGAAGCTCACCTTCGACGGCGTCGACGGTGACGGCCTGCAGGCGTTCCGCGAGGGGGTGATCTCCGGGCTGCACAAGGGCCTCGTCGGCCTGACCGAGAAGCGCACGACGCTGCACCGCGGCCGCGGCCGTGTCGTGCGGGACGGGAACGGTCTGGCGGTCGAGGTCACCGACGCAGACGGTCAGGTGACGACCGTCAGCGGGCGGCACGTGATCGTGGCCACCGGGTCGCAGCCTCGCTCGCTGCCCGGTGTCGAGATCGACGGTGAGGTGGTGCAGACCTCGGACCAGGCGTTGTGGTTCACCACCCCGCCGGAGCGGGCTGTCATCATCGGCGGCGGCGCCATCGGCGTCGAGTTCGCCACGATGTGGGCACCGATGGGCACCGAGGTCACCGTCGTCGAGGCGCTCGACCGGCTGCTGCCGTTGGAGGACGCCGACTCCTCCAAGCTGTTGGAGCGCGCCTTCAAGCGTCGTGGCATCGACGTCCTGACGGGCGCTCGCGTCGGCGCGGTGACCCGCGACGGCGAGCGCGCCACCGTCGAGGTCCAGATCGGCGACGAGATGAAGACGCTCGAGGCCGATCGGGTCCTGGTCGCCACCGGCCGTGGACCGCGGACCGCGGACATCGGCGTGGCCGAGCTCGGCGTCCTCGACGAGCGCGGGTTCGTGGTGACCGATCCCTACGGCGCCACCGAGGTCCCCGGGCTGTGGGCCGTCGGCGACGTGCGCCCGACGTTGGCGCTGGCCCACGCCGCGTTCGCCGAGGGGTTCGTGGTCGCCGACCGGATCGCCGGCATCGCCGACGTGCAGCCAGTCGACCACGTCCACACGCCACGGGTGACCTACTCGCACCCGGAGGTCGCCTCCGTCGGCCTCACCGAGGCCGAGGCACGCGAGCGACACGGTGATGACGCGGTCCGGGTCGCTTCCGTCTCCTTCCGCGGCAACGCCAAGGGGATCCTCGCCGGCTCCGACGGGACCGTGAAGGTCGTCCACCTCGCCGACGGTGCCGAGGCGGGCTCACCCGGGGTCGGGTTCGACCCGAGCGGCCAGGCCTCGGGACCCGTCGTCGGCGTCCACATCGTCGGCCCCCACGCCACCGACCTGATCGGTGGTGCCACGCTCGCGACGGCTTGGGAGGCCCTCCCCGTCGAGCTGGCGGCCATCACCCACGCCCACCCCACCCTCGAGGAAGCCCTCGGCGAGGCGTTCCAGGTCGCCGCCGACCTGCCGTTCCACGCCCACTGA
- a CDS encoding DMT family transporter — MTETTTERRGAVTSTFAPRDVAVLASLAVMWGLSFLFIKVAVDVVAPLWIVAARCAVGGLILVVILRVRGARLPRGRRIWIDLTILAALGNALPWGLMAWATQYLPSGLVAVVNALAPSSTLIIAILVGLEAASIRRAVGLVIALSGTALAVSSSVGSPGTALAAVTVGLATVCYGAGSVYAKQRVSGTHPPLAIATGQVLMAAAMSIPVAAVAAPLPVVADITPAIWGSLLALGVFGTGLAFRAFYTLIASVGATNTVMVTYLIPVVALLAGALVLREPITLVVVAGTALTIFGIWLAQRQRSVSVPEHVTELPR; from the coding sequence GTGACCGAGACCACGACCGAACGCCGCGGCGCGGTGACCTCGACCTTCGCGCCGAGGGACGTGGCCGTCCTCGCCTCCCTCGCGGTGATGTGGGGCCTGTCGTTCCTGTTCATCAAGGTCGCGGTCGACGTCGTCGCCCCGCTGTGGATCGTCGCGGCGCGCTGCGCGGTCGGTGGCCTCATCCTCGTGGTGATCCTCCGGGTACGCGGTGCACGGCTGCCACGGGGGCGGCGCATCTGGATCGATCTGACCATCCTGGCCGCCCTCGGCAACGCCTTGCCGTGGGGCCTGATGGCCTGGGCGACGCAGTACCTGCCGTCCGGACTGGTGGCCGTCGTCAACGCGCTGGCGCCGAGCTCGACGCTGATCATCGCGATCCTGGTCGGCCTCGAAGCGGCGTCGATCCGGCGCGCGGTGGGCCTCGTCATCGCCCTCAGCGGGACGGCGTTGGCGGTCTCGTCCAGCGTCGGTTCGCCGGGGACGGCCCTCGCCGCTGTCACCGTGGGGCTCGCGACCGTCTGCTACGGCGCCGGCTCGGTGTACGCCAAGCAGCGCGTCTCCGGGACCCACCCGCCGCTGGCGATCGCGACCGGTCAGGTCCTGATGGCGGCCGCCATGTCCATCCCGGTCGCCGCCGTCGCCGCCCCGCTCCCCGTCGTCGCCGACATCACGCCCGCGATCTGGGGCTCGCTCCTGGCGCTCGGGGTGTTCGGCACCGGCCTGGCGTTCCGGGCCTTCTACACCCTCATCGCCTCCGTCGGCGCGACCAACACGGTGATGGTGACCTACCTCATCCCGGTCGTGGCGTTGCTCGCAGGGGCGCTGGTGCTCAGGGAGCCGATCACGCTGGTCGTCGTCGCCGGCACGGCTCTGACGATCTTCGGGATCTGGCTCGCGCAACGCCAGCGATCGGTGTCGGTCCCCGAGCACGTGACCGAGCTGCCCCGCTGA
- the menC gene encoding o-succinylbenzoate synthase, with the protein MAIDAVGITRIALPLVRPFRTSFGTQTVRDVLLVWVRDADGTPGWGECATTSAPLYDPDFTDAASLVLHDHLVPALLAGGTTVTGPQVAARLARFRGHHAPKAALEAAVWDLQLRRADRCLADHLGVTRTHVPTGVSVGIPEGGVDELVEQVGGYLDEGYLRVKVKIEPGFDLAPVRALCDTFGADLRLQVDANAAYSPEDPEHLGVLADLDECGLVQIEQPFGADRLRAHADLADRSHTPICLDESITDRWRAVDAVATGACDIVNIKVGRVGGLTEALAIHDRCLADGTPVWCGGMLETGVGRGVNVALAGLPGFVLPGDTSASSRYFTEDLTEPFELEDGHVAVRREAGASPLPDPDRLAAWTTATRRVG; encoded by the coding sequence GTGGCCATCGACGCCGTCGGGATCACGCGCATCGCCCTCCCGCTCGTGCGTCCCTTCCGGACCTCGTTCGGGACCCAGACGGTGCGCGACGTGCTGCTCGTGTGGGTCCGCGACGCCGACGGCACCCCGGGCTGGGGCGAGTGTGCGACGACGTCGGCGCCGCTCTACGACCCGGACTTCACCGACGCCGCTTCGCTCGTCCTGCACGACCACCTCGTCCCGGCCCTGCTGGCGGGCGGGACCACCGTCACCGGGCCGCAGGTTGCAGCTCGTCTCGCCCGGTTCCGGGGCCACCACGCCCCCAAGGCCGCCCTCGAGGCCGCGGTGTGGGACCTGCAGCTGCGGCGGGCCGACCGGTGCCTCGCCGACCACCTCGGCGTCACCCGCACCCACGTCCCGACGGGGGTGTCGGTCGGCATCCCCGAAGGTGGCGTCGACGAACTCGTCGAACAGGTCGGCGGCTACCTCGACGAGGGCTACCTCCGGGTGAAGGTCAAGATCGAGCCCGGGTTCGACCTGGCGCCGGTCCGTGCCCTGTGCGACACCTTCGGGGCCGACCTACGGCTGCAGGTCGACGCCAACGCCGCCTACTCGCCCGAGGACCCCGAGCACCTCGGTGTCCTCGCCGACCTCGACGAGTGCGGCCTCGTCCAGATCGAGCAACCGTTCGGGGCCGACCGCCTACGCGCCCACGCCGACCTCGCGGACCGCTCGCACACGCCGATCTGCCTCGACGAGTCGATCACGGACCGGTGGCGTGCCGTCGACGCGGTCGCGACGGGCGCGTGCGACATCGTCAACATCAAGGTGGGGCGGGTCGGGGGCCTGACCGAAGCGCTCGCCATCCACGACCGTTGCCTCGCCGACGGCACCCCGGTGTGGTGCGGCGGGATGCTCGAGACCGGGGTGGGCCGCGGTGTCAACGTGGCGCTGGCCGGCCTGCCCGGGTTCGTCCTCCCCGGGGACACCTCGGCGTCGTCGCGCTACTTCACCGAGGATCTCACCGAACCGTTCGAACTCGAGGACGGTCACGTGGCCGTGCGGCGCGAGGCCGGCGCGTCGCCGCTGCCCGATCCCGACCGCCTCGCCGCGTGGACCACGGCGACCCGACGCGTCGGCTGA
- the lgt gene encoding prolipoprotein diacylglyceryl transferase, giving the protein MLPLVAQIPPPPLDRIPGIPLDVRMYGILIAIGAYLALRLAVRRYEDFGGQPEVAERVALWILAAAFLGARIGYVIPRFLDNPSGTPFIEDPLAILAIWEGGLAFFGGLFAGALVGFLLIRRWNGDVPAFADAVAPALPLAQAIGRWGNYFNQELYGRPTDLPWALEVEPAFRRPGFESEATFHPTFLYESLGNLVLVAVLLTLGRTGRLRRGALMWCYVIGYGVLRAVVESLRVDTDARYPAGADWGLSRNNWIAIAIVIVGLAGLTWWQRRRAAEDTTGDATTEDAPEDAPEDAPEEAPEEATGPAASNPSDDDENEDDELLAVADGATAEFAPDDDEADELRG; this is encoded by the coding sequence GTGCTCCCGCTCGTCGCGCAGATCCCCCCACCCCCGCTCGACCGGATCCCGGGCATCCCCCTCGACGTGCGGATGTACGGCATCTTGATCGCCATCGGCGCCTACCTCGCGCTGCGGCTCGCGGTGCGGCGCTACGAGGACTTCGGTGGGCAGCCCGAGGTGGCGGAACGGGTCGCGCTGTGGATCCTCGCAGCGGCGTTCCTCGGGGCCCGTATCGGGTACGTGATCCCACGCTTCCTCGACAACCCGTCCGGGACGCCGTTCATCGAGGACCCGCTCGCGATCCTGGCGATCTGGGAGGGTGGTCTGGCGTTCTTCGGCGGCCTGTTCGCCGGGGCGTTGGTCGGGTTCCTGCTGATCCGTCGCTGGAACGGGGACGTCCCGGCGTTCGCCGACGCGGTCGCGCCGGCGCTCCCGCTCGCGCAGGCGATCGGGCGGTGGGGCAACTACTTCAACCAGGAGCTGTACGGGCGGCCGACCGACCTGCCGTGGGCCCTGGAGGTCGAGCCGGCCTTCCGCCGGCCGGGCTTCGAGTCCGAGGCCACCTTCCACCCCACCTTCCTGTACGAGTCCCTCGGGAACCTGGTCCTGGTGGCCGTGCTGCTCACCCTCGGGCGCACCGGTCGCCTGCGCCGGGGGGCCCTGATGTGGTGCTACGTGATCGGCTACGGCGTGTTGCGGGCCGTCGTGGAGTCCCTGCGGGTCGACACCGACGCCCGCTACCCGGCCGGGGCCGACTGGGGCCTGTCGCGCAACAACTGGATCGCGATCGCCATCGTGATCGTCGGGCTGGCCGGCCTGACCTGGTGGCAGCGCCGCCGTGCCGCCGAGGACACCACCGGTGACGCGACGACCGAGGACGCGCCCGAGGACGCGCCCGAAGACGCGCCCGAGGAGGCGCCCGAGGAGGCGACGGGGCCGGCCGCGTCGAACCCCTCGGACGACGATGAGAACGAGGACGACGAGCTGCTCGCGGTCGCCGACGGTGCGACCGCCGAGTTCGCGCCGGACGATGACGAGGCCGACGAGCTGAGGGGCTGA
- a CDS encoding TetR/AcrR family transcriptional regulator, with the protein MTTNRPRNRRDEQRERTRQELIDAAAVVFAKHGFHGASVDQVAEAAGYTKGAVYSNFRSKEQLFLELLDRQLDRSVELLERVVDEVAPEDRAAAFAAQAATLPILEGEWFLLEAEFLLYAARNEDPSVRERVAARQQRTRARITDLVQRHLDDLGVGSSVVAEDLARLLMATADGLTQAALVDESARDGGRVFATLIELLLGNLDEGRT; encoded by the coding sequence GTGACGACGAACCGCCCGCGCAACCGACGCGATGAGCAGCGCGAACGCACGCGACAGGAGCTGATCGACGCTGCGGCGGTCGTCTTCGCCAAGCACGGGTTCCACGGCGCATCCGTGGACCAGGTGGCCGAAGCGGCCGGGTACACCAAGGGCGCGGTGTACTCGAACTTCCGCTCCAAGGAGCAGCTGTTCCTCGAGCTGCTCGACCGCCAGCTCGACCGGTCCGTCGAGCTGCTCGAACGGGTCGTCGACGAGGTGGCCCCCGAGGACCGCGCGGCAGCGTTCGCGGCCCAGGCCGCGACCCTGCCGATCCTGGAGGGTGAGTGGTTCCTCCTGGAGGCCGAGTTCCTCCTCTACGCCGCCCGGAACGAGGACCCGAGCGTCCGCGAACGGGTCGCCGCCCGCCAGCAGCGCACCCGGGCCCGGATCACCGACCTGGTCCAGCGCCACCTCGACGATCTGGGGGTGGGCTCGTCCGTGGTGGCAGAAGACCTGGCGCGGCTGCTCATGGCGACCGCCGACGGACTGACCCAGGCGGCGCTGGTCGACGAGAGCGCCCGCGACGGGGGCCGGGTGTTCGCCACCCTCATCGAGCTGCTGCTGGGCAACCTCGACGAGGGACGCACCTGA
- a CDS encoding iron-containing redox enzyme family protein: MLEHFATPPHPLPAWPTPQDDPLEGDDTHLALYLIYELTYRGVEGVDERWEWDPDLLRLRAELEDRFTRALEEAVGPLPDVDDVVAFLQELCSDDLEAPPGGDADDASVSRWCETDGTLLHLREQAIHRTAWQLKEADPHSWAIPRLGGRPKAALVDIQADEYGDGVDEDVHAELYALTLERLGLRAEPNHYLDLLPGVTLATVNLVSMFGLHRRWLGALVGHLAVFEMSSVTTMARYGAALRRLDLDPWTCLFYDTHVVADATHQSIAARDLAGGLVEQEPRRLQDVVFGALALCALEGRFTELVLGAWGRGESSLRGPFRAVDPPPGRSGVHVPADDPRVPSV, encoded by the coding sequence GTGCTCGAGCACTTCGCCACGCCTCCGCACCCCCTCCCTGCGTGGCCGACGCCGCAGGACGACCCGCTCGAGGGCGACGACACCCACCTGGCGCTGTACCTGATCTACGAGCTGACCTACCGCGGGGTCGAGGGGGTGGACGAGCGCTGGGAGTGGGACCCCGATCTGCTGCGGCTGCGCGCCGAGCTCGAGGACCGGTTCACCCGGGCGCTGGAGGAGGCGGTCGGTCCGCTCCCCGACGTCGACGACGTCGTCGCCTTCCTCCAGGAGCTGTGCTCGGACGACCTCGAAGCGCCGCCAGGCGGTGACGCGGACGACGCGTCGGTGTCACGCTGGTGCGAGACCGACGGGACGCTGCTCCACCTGCGCGAGCAGGCGATCCACCGAACGGCGTGGCAGCTCAAGGAGGCCGACCCCCACTCCTGGGCCATCCCGCGCCTCGGCGGCCGGCCGAAGGCCGCGTTGGTCGACATCCAGGCCGACGAGTACGGCGACGGGGTCGACGAGGACGTCCACGCCGAGCTGTACGCCCTCACCCTGGAGCGTCTCGGGCTGCGCGCGGAGCCCAACCACTACCTCGACCTGCTGCCGGGCGTCACCCTGGCGACCGTGAACCTGGTGTCGATGTTCGGGCTGCACCGGCGGTGGCTCGGTGCCCTCGTCGGTCACCTCGCGGTGTTCGAGATGTCGTCGGTCACGACCATGGCGCGGTACGGGGCCGCGCTGCGGCGCCTCGACCTCGATCCCTGGACGTGCCTGTTCTACGACACCCACGTGGTGGCGGACGCGACCCACCAGAGCATCGCTGCACGTGACCTCGCTGGGGGACTGGTCGAACAGGAGCCTCGGCGCCTGCAGGACGTGGTCTTCGGCGCGCTGGCGCTGTGTGCCCTCGAGGGCCGGTTCACCGAGCTGGTGCTCGGCGCGTGGGGCCGCGGCGAGAGTTCCCTGCGGGGGCCGTTCAGGGCGGTCGACCCGCCACCGGGTCGGTCGGGCGTGCACGTCCCTGCCGACGACCCCCGGGTCCCCTCGGTGTGA